The proteins below are encoded in one region of Archocentrus centrarchus isolate MPI-CPG fArcCen1 chromosome 13, fArcCen1, whole genome shotgun sequence:
- the LOC115790120 gene encoding olfactory receptor 140-like, with product MSNSTPFSYFHFGAYLNVGKLQYFYFTITSLLYFVIVFVNTSLIVIICMNRSLHEPMYMFLCSLFVNELYGSTGLFPFLLIQILSDVHTVSAPLCFLQIFCVHTYGSIEFSNLAVMSYDRYLAICSPLHYKTQMTSNNTAVLITVVWVYSLGKFLIALSLNLRLTLCGNILNSLYCQNYPVVKLACSDTKVNNIYGVFDIFLSIIIPLFPVLFSYMRILKVCFSGSKEARQKSVSTCTPQLVSFLNFSFGCCFEIFQSRFDTTSLPSALRIFMSLYFLMMQPILNPIMYGIQMSKIRNVYKHVICSNISCRCSKA from the coding sequence atgtCTAATTCAACACCTTTCTCTTATTTCCATTTTGGAGCTTATTTGAATGTTGGAAAATTACAATATTTCTATTTCACAATAACTTCTCTGCTTTACTTTGTTATAGTTTTTGTAAACACGTCACTGATTGTGATTATCTGTATGAACAGAAGCTTACATGAACCTATGTACATGTTTCTGTGCAGCCTGTTTGTAAATGAGCTGTATGGTAGTACAGGGCTGTTTCCATTCCTCCTGATTCAGATCCTCTCTGATGTTCACActgtttctgctcctctgtgcttcCTACAGattttctgtgttcacacaTATGGAAGTATAGAGTTTTCAAACTTAGCCGTCATGTCTTATGACAGATATCTTGCTATTTGTTCTCCTCTACATTATAAAACACAAATGACATCTAACAATACAGCTGTTCTTATTACTGTGGTATGGGTGTACTCGTTAGGGAAATTTCTTATTGCTTTATCCTTAAACCTGCGTCTGACCTTGTgtggaaatattttaaacagtttGTATTGTCAGAATTATCCAGTTGTTAAGTTGGCATGTTCTGACACAAAGGTGAATAATATTTATGgggtttttgatatttttctctCTATCATTATCCCTCTTTTCCCAGTCCTGTTCTCTTACATGAGAATCttgaaagtgtgtttttctggcTCCAAAGAGGCGAGACAAAAAAGTGTCAGTACCTGCACACCTCAGCTTGTGTCATTCTTGAATTTTTCCTTTGGTTGCtgttttgaaatatttcagagCAGATTTGATACGACCAGCTTACCCAGCGCACTGCGAATCTTCATGTCTCTGTATTTTCTCATGATGCAACCGATTTTGAATCCGATCATGTACGGAATACAAATGTCAAAAATCAGAAATGTTTATAAACATGTGATCTGTTCTAATATTTCATGTAGGTGCAGTAAAGCTTAA